AGCGGTACCGATGCAGTGTGTGCCATGGCCGACCATATCATCCTCGCTGCTGTGGCTGGCAAACAGCTTCTTGGTGACGGCACGACCGACAAAATCCTGGTGAGTGTGATCGAAGCCGGTGTCGAGTACCGCGACCTTGATGCCGGCGCCCGTCAGACTGCTGCCAATGACTTTTGTCGCTTGCAGTCCCCAAGTGGCCGTTGTCTCGTCAACGCGCGGCATGGCCGCCCGCTCGCCCTCCACCGCTTCGCTGCCCAACAGGCGATCAATCAATTCATTAATGCCATCACGATAGCCCCGCAGGTAATCTTGATCCAATGATGCGACGCCAGCGAATGACGCTTGCGGAATCTCAGCTCTTTGCATTCCGGCCGCACCAAGAGCGCGATACGTCCGCTCAGGCCGAACAGCGCTTACTGTTTTCTGCTGCATGGCTTTCTCCACCATGGGCTTCAACCGTTCGCCGTCCCGCCTGACGATGGCGATTCCAAAGCGTTCGAAGTACTGTACATCAGCGCCATCGAAATCATTTGGCACTGCTTTGGCTGAGCGGAAATCCTTCGATGATGCCACTCGAAAACCACTTCCTTCGAGTTGTCTGACACCCGCGCGAGCCGCCTGCGGCGTAAACCGCACCACGGTGCCGAGGCGTGGCGTACCTTCAGCCTGCTCGCTAGCAGTTCGGCGTGCCGATCGCTTGGCCATAAATCCCTCCTAATGTGAATAGACTTACTCCTATCGGCCCGAATCGAAGGCTAAAAAGTCGTGCCTCCAGCTAGGGAACAATCAGAGACATTGCTCTAAAGCTTTGCGCTTTCCGGTCGACTTTCTTGCAATCCTTGCCGTTGATCCTGCGACCACCATCATCGCTAATTACGCTTGTAGGGAGTGCCCACAGGTGTGAGTGTGACTTCGCCATCTTGGACCGCCACCGTCGTCGCAAATAATCGATGCCTGCTAGGGCGGTTCTTGCCGTTTTTGTTCTGCCCGTGCGACGTAACCAAATAAATTCGATCGTCTATGCGCGCCGCGCCTTCGATGTCGGCCTCTGGCTCGTCGGGGGCGGGTCTCAGGAACTGATCAAGCGAAAATGCCTGCGCGACTTTTGGCTCGCCGCGGCGGTAGTCACGCAAGAGGTTGTCTTCATCGTTTGCGACAATGAACATGTCCGCTGATATGGCGACTGCAGCCGATGCATCGCACATATCCGAATATTCGATAATTGCTGTATTCTGCTGACCTGCAGCTACGTTGCAGGTCATCGCGAGGACGAATCCGATAACTAGGAGGCGCTTCATAGCCGTTCCTCTCTGGCTGGCAGAAAAGGCACGCTATTTCGTTAGCCGGAAGCTTCGAGATACAATTTACAATATCGGGCGGAGCCTTGGGGCTTCCGCGACGCACAATCTAAATGATTTATAGCATTGTAATACACGCTGAAGCGATGTGCAACTGCCTCCTGAGTGATCGCTGCTGCGGTTGGGATGGATAGCCTTTCGGAAGGCGAGGTGCTCGTTTCACTTCGTCGAGCTTGCTCTGCTTGTTACTTTTCGGGAGAGCGGATCTGGTCAGCGCGATCCTGGCATCGATCGGCGAGGGGGAGCCTGCCGCGGCGCGACGAGCAGATCGCGGACGTTGTGCGGTGAGTTGCAGTTCTCAGACGGCACGCACGAGGACGTGCTTGCTCCATAGCCATGACGCGATCCTGTCGCCGGTAGCCGACGGAACGTGATCTCGCCAAAAGCTCGGAATGTCGCAATACGCGAACCGCTGCGGCAGAGCTGAAAGCAAGCGAGCCAGATCGGCGCCCTCGACGTAAGCAACGTCACCGTCGATATTGGGGTGCCTGACAACCTGCCGGACCTGCACGAAGACGCCATCGATCACAGGCGCTGCGCCGAGCGAAACATGGGGCGACACGGCGACCTGGTCGGATGCTGCGCGCGGCGGCGATTCCACGGATGAATCGGGGCCGCCTACGGCCATTGCTGCGGAGGCATCGCTCGCACGCGCGCGCCAGAATGCATTCGGGTAGATGGCCGCGACCCGCGCATATTCCTGCTTCGTCCTGCCGGTGTAACGACCGATCCGTTCGCGGGTGCGCATGAAAAAGAATTGCCGGGCTACTTCGGTGTTTTCCGGCTTTCGAAGGATGGTGTTGACGACAATTGAGCCTTGCAGGCCGGACTGCAACGCCAGATGGACGCCTTGCGATGACAGCGGGTCGACGCTGAAACACGCATCCCCGAGCCGGATGTAACGATCGCCGACCGGATCCTTGGCGTGGTGACTGGTGGCATCGCAGATTTGCGGAGCGGAACTTTGTTCTCCTAATTGCCCCGGCCGTAAGGCGCGGAATTGCCGAAGCACGCCGGCGTACTGCGCTTGCATGCCATCTGCCTTGCTTGCTCTAAGGCTGCGCGGATCGCAGAAGACAGATACCACCGCCTGATTGTGCGCCGTCTGGGCGTACCAGAGCCAGGCATCCTCGCCGGCTTCGATCAATCCGTCGAACGCGATAATCCCTGTAAGCGCCCAGTTCGCATGGATCGATACCAGCGGCGGACCATCCTTGATGCGAGCGCCTGATATGGCGGGACGCCGTCCGGCTGCATCGACGATGAATCGCGCCTTCAGGCGCTGTCGTCGTGCGTTCGCAGCGATCGTTACGCCCCAGCCAAAATCTTCCAGCCGCTTCACCTCCTGGACCTGGACCGGCTGATAAATCCTCACGCCTACCAAACGTGATTGGCGCAACATGAGTTCGTCGAGCACGGCGCGATCCACATGATATCCCTGTTGGGGAACGAGCCTTGCCTCTTGGTCTCCCCACCTCACGGCCGTGAGATGGCGCCGCCAGAATTGCGCGCTGTCGAATTCGCGGCCAAGGCCGAGGTAATCAATCAGCGCGACTGTTTCATCCGATATGCAAATGCCGACGTGACTGCGCGGAAAGTGAAGGCGCTCGACCAGCCCAACATCCAGGCCCATTTGCGCCAGTCGGATGGCGGCCGAGGCTCCCGCCGGCCCCGCCCCCAGAATCACGACATCATGCTCGGCGGCAAATTCCATGCTTCGTCCGCAGCAAGAGAAATCAATGGACCGTCAGGATACGCTGCAAGTTGTCTGGATTCGACCGTAACAGTTCGGTGTAAAGGACGAGGCAGTAA
This genomic interval from Bradyrhizobium sp. CB82 contains the following:
- a CDS encoding S8 family serine peptidase, which encodes MAKRSARRTASEQAEGTPRLGTVVRFTPQAARAGVRQLEGSGFRVASSKDFRSAKAVPNDFDGADVQYFERFGIAIVRRDGERLKPMVEKAMQQKTVSAVRPERTYRALGAAGMQRAEIPQASFAGVASLDQDYLRGYRDGINELIDRLLGSEAVEGERAAMPRVDETTATWGLQATKVIGSSLTGAGIKVAVLDTGFDHTHQDFVGRAVTKKLFASHSSEDDMVGHGTHCIGTACGPMRPTTGPRYGIAYEAEIYAGKVLGDDGVGTDRSIIAGMEWALDQNCQIISMSLGAATRLGDQPSDDYEQIGQVCLDAGTLVIAAAGNESTRPQRIAPVGSPANASTILAVAAVDSAFRIASFSCGGMNPNQEVDIAAPGVAILSSLPGNKYDRWDGTSMATPHVSGIAVLIAQSNNAFRGWALWARLLQISRRLQLQPRDIGKGFVQAPPS
- a CDS encoding DUF3616 domain-containing protein, whose translation is MKRLLVIGFVLAMTCNVAAGQQNTAIIEYSDMCDASAAVAISADMFIVANDEDNLLRDYRRGEPKVAQAFSLDQFLRPAPDEPEADIEGAARIDDRIYLVTSHGQNKNGKNRPSRHRLFATTVAVQDGEVTLTPVGTPYKRN